Proteins from a single region of Halorubrum sp. 2020YC2:
- a CDS encoding carbonic anhydrase, whose product MDRRILADLLDRNDDHVAALAPGAFDRHRDDQRPGVVSVCCSDSRVSQEGMFAVDEPGYLFTSGAIGNSVSALVDGERVLDGSVAYPLGHTHTEVLAVVGHTGCGAVGAALAAARTGEFPAEPGVRADVKSLLPIVEAGLDDPAVRGDDGGAGERDIGDPGGGASVRDRLVEYNVHEQVAFARESEEAADAMVYGFVYDLHGVYGDRDGAVYLVNADGERDPAALRELVGDARADRVATLL is encoded by the coding sequence ATGGACCGCCGGATACTCGCTGACCTCCTCGACCGCAACGACGACCACGTCGCTGCGCTCGCCCCCGGCGCCTTCGACCGCCACCGCGACGACCAGCGCCCCGGCGTGGTCTCCGTCTGCTGTTCCGACTCGCGCGTCTCCCAAGAGGGGATGTTCGCGGTCGACGAGCCGGGGTACCTCTTCACCTCCGGCGCCATCGGCAACAGCGTGAGCGCGCTCGTCGACGGCGAGCGCGTCCTCGACGGGAGCGTGGCGTACCCGCTGGGTCACACCCACACCGAGGTGCTCGCCGTGGTCGGACACACCGGGTGCGGCGCGGTCGGCGCCGCGCTCGCCGCGGCTCGCACCGGAGAGTTCCCGGCCGAGCCGGGCGTCCGCGCCGACGTTAAGTCGCTGCTGCCGATCGTCGAGGCCGGGCTGGACGACCCGGCCGTCCGCGGCGACGACGGCGGGGCGGGGGAGAGAGACATCGGCGACCCGGGCGGCGGCGCCTCGGTCCGCGACAGGCTCGTCGAGTACAACGTCCACGAGCAGGTCGCGTTCGCCCGCGAGAGCGAGGAGGCGGCCGACGCGATGGTGTACGGCTTCGTCTACGACCTCCACGGCGTCTACGGCGACCGCGACGGGGCCGTCTACCTCGTCAACGCCGACGGCGAGCGCGACCCCGCGGCGCTGCGCGAACTCGTCGGGGACGCGCGCGCGGACCGCGTGGCGACGCTCCTGTAG
- a CDS encoding PQQ-binding-like beta-propeller repeat protein: MDRRVLFAALILFAGGATGVGVALFAFVGVDDATTETTVVWESEPAAGDDGTGAVVATVDGDPLLLRPAVENGSRVVNATVVGTDETAWTVPVSGPDAERGGGNGSDDAPVGVSGLTVGTLAGDPVVALTTAPGELVVVDATDGTERFAVDLGGDGGVRPATGDLTGDGSQEVAAVAGDGTVRVVDGDGDPVAEASLPGEVDRRPLVVEPDAEADERGGLAVLTTAGDPATVHMLDASGATRWTTEPSVNPLSWNAADSRDGPVLALGGANGDIETVEASDGSDRYEVKLQDRPIAVGDADPGRVYVGGSGSVWAVDLLDGEVVWKQQYGASTRINEPRMGDVDGDGELAPVTVNRGGEVLAMTQGSDVIARGDAGEVVAYGGPLFADVTGDGGDEVIVVADDGTAIAVDT; encoded by the coding sequence ATGGACCGACGCGTCCTGTTCGCGGCGCTGATCCTGTTCGCCGGCGGCGCGACCGGCGTCGGCGTGGCGCTCTTCGCGTTCGTCGGCGTCGACGACGCCACCACGGAGACGACGGTCGTCTGGGAGTCCGAACCGGCCGCCGGCGACGACGGCACCGGCGCCGTGGTCGCGACGGTCGACGGGGACCCCCTCCTCCTCCGACCCGCGGTCGAAAACGGGTCGCGAGTCGTCAACGCCACCGTCGTCGGGACCGACGAGACCGCTTGGACCGTCCCGGTCTCCGGGCCGGACGCGGAGCGCGGCGGCGGGAACGGGAGCGACGACGCCCCGGTCGGCGTCAGCGGACTCACCGTGGGGACTCTCGCCGGCGACCCGGTCGTGGCGCTCACGACGGCGCCGGGGGAACTCGTCGTCGTCGACGCGACCGACGGGACGGAGCGGTTCGCGGTCGACCTCGGCGGGGACGGCGGAGTCCGGCCCGCGACCGGCGACCTCACCGGCGACGGGAGCCAAGAGGTCGCCGCGGTCGCGGGCGACGGAACGGTCCGCGTCGTCGACGGCGACGGGGACCCCGTCGCGGAGGCCTCGCTGCCGGGCGAGGTGGACCGTCGACCCCTCGTCGTCGAGCCGGACGCCGAGGCGGACGAGCGCGGCGGACTCGCGGTGCTGACGACCGCGGGCGACCCCGCGACGGTCCACATGCTCGACGCGAGCGGCGCGACGCGGTGGACGACCGAGCCGAGCGTGAACCCGCTGAGCTGGAACGCGGCGGACAGCCGCGACGGGCCCGTGCTGGCGCTCGGCGGCGCGAACGGAGACATCGAGACCGTCGAGGCGAGCGACGGGTCGGACCGGTACGAGGTCAAGTTACAGGACCGCCCGATCGCCGTCGGGGACGCGGACCCCGGCCGGGTGTACGTCGGCGGCTCCGGCAGCGTGTGGGCGGTCGACCTCCTCGACGGCGAGGTGGTCTGGAAACAGCAGTACGGCGCGTCGACTCGGATCAACGAGCCGCGCATGGGCGACGTCGACGGCGACGGCGAACTCGCCCCGGTCACGGTCAACCGCGGCGGCGAAGTCCTCGCGATGACGCAGGGTAGCGACGTGATCGCGCGCGGCGACGCCGGCGAGGTCGTCGCCTACGGCGGCCCCCTGTTTGCCGACGTCACGGGCGACGGCGGTGACGAGGTGATCGTGGTGGCGGACGACGGGACCGCGATCGCCGTCGACACCTGA
- the ndk gene encoding nucleoside-diphosphate kinase, with amino-acid sequence MSHHDERTFVMVKPDGVQRGLIGEIVSRFEDRGLKLVAGKFVQLDEALAKEHYGEHEDKPFFDGLVDFITSGPVFAMVWEGADATRQVRAMVGQTDPTESAPGTIRGDFGLDLGHNVIHASDHEDEGANEREIDLFFDDDELVDYDLDTAAWVYEEEDH; translated from the coding sequence GTGAGCCACCACGACGAGCGCACCTTCGTGATGGTGAAGCCCGACGGCGTCCAGCGCGGTCTCATCGGCGAGATCGTCTCTCGCTTCGAGGACCGCGGGCTCAAGCTCGTCGCCGGCAAGTTCGTCCAGCTGGACGAGGCGCTCGCGAAGGAGCACTACGGCGAGCACGAGGACAAGCCGTTCTTCGACGGTCTCGTCGACTTCATCACCTCCGGCCCCGTCTTCGCGATGGTGTGGGAGGGCGCGGACGCGACCCGACAGGTCCGCGCGATGGTCGGCCAGACCGACCCGACCGAGTCCGCCCCGGGCACGATCCGCGGCGACTTCGGTCTCGACCTCGGCCACAACGTGATCCACGCGTCGGACCACGAGGACGAGGGCGCCAACGAACGCGAGATCGACCTGTTCTTCGACGACGACGAACTCGTCGACTACGACCTCGACACCGCCGCGTGGGTGTACGAGGAAGAAGACCACTGA
- a CDS encoding 50S ribosomal protein L24e, with translation MVETRTCDYSGEEIEPGTGTMYVKKDGQILHFVDSKAEKNYFLGREARDVEWTEEGHRAGGDDQ, from the coding sequence ATGGTCGAGACACGCACCTGCGATTACAGCGGCGAGGAGATCGAGCCCGGCACGGGCACGATGTACGTGAAGAAAGACGGACAGATCCTCCACTTCGTCGACTCGAAGGCGGAGAAGAACTACTTCCTCGGCCGCGAGGCGCGCGACGTCGAGTGGACCGAGGAGGGCCACCGCGCGGGAGGCGACGACCAGTGA
- a CDS encoding 30S ribosomal protein S28e, with translation MSAEEGTGDSTTAEVIEVVGKTGMHGEAMQVKCRIQEGSNQGRIITRNVLGPVRLGDVLQLRETQRDADSIGGR, from the coding sequence ATGAGCGCAGAAGAGGGCACCGGCGACTCGACGACCGCGGAGGTCATCGAGGTCGTCGGCAAGACCGGGATGCACGGCGAGGCCATGCAGGTCAAGTGCCGCATCCAGGAGGGATCGAACCAGGGCCGGATCATCACCCGGAACGTCCTGGGTCCCGTCCGTCTGGGCGACGTGCTCCAGCTGCGGGAGACCCAGCGCGACGCCGACTCCATCGGAGGCCGATAA
- the rpl7ae gene encoding 50S ribosomal protein L7Ae — protein MPVYVDYDTPADLAERSLEALEVARDTGTVKKGTNETTKAVERGNADLVIVAEDVSPEEIVMHLPELAEEKGIPVAFVDTQDEVGQAAGLEVGSAAAAVVDAGDAADDVEDIGEKVAELR, from the coding sequence ATGCCCGTTTACGTAGACTACGACACCCCAGCGGACCTCGCGGAGCGATCCCTCGAAGCGCTCGAGGTCGCCCGAGACACCGGTACAGTAAAGAAAGGAACCAACGAGACCACCAAGGCCGTCGAGCGCGGCAACGCGGATCTCGTTATCGTCGCTGAGGACGTCTCCCCCGAGGAGATCGTGATGCACCTCCCCGAACTCGCCGAGGAGAAGGGGATTCCGGTCGCCTTTGTCGACACGCAGGACGAGGTCGGCCAGGCCGCCGGTCTCGAAGTCGGCTCGGCCGCCGCCGCCGTCGTCGACGCCGGCGACGCCGCCGACGACGTCGAGGACATCGGCGAGAAGGTCGCGGAGCTCCGATAA
- a CDS encoding bifunctional metallophosphatase/5'-nucleotidase, which translates to MVRLVHYSDIENVFDAPERAARLAGRIRALSGPDAAVVATGDTTAPGVLSLVATGRQVLDFYAATDTLLDTFGNHEFDYGPDALRGLVADAPATFVSANVRDESGEPFGRDEGVVPWAVREVDGERVGFVGVTDPATDSLNPMAADLSFDDPVAAAGDALAATRAAVAEGTDGGEAGERLDHVVVLSHLGAGDDDLARELDVDAVLGGHVHSRRNEVVDGTLLVRPGVNGEAVAEVDLGADPPTATLHEPDGAEPAPGLADALAERMAAADLDETVDVVDGPIERAGDVVHGGECRVGNFVADAFRWAHDADVGLSNAGGLRQGDPWEGDVTKADLISLIPFEEPVALASVSGAELHDVLREMAAPDVDFGEEDWWHGHVSNARVVWDDDAELILEATVGGEPIDPDARYTVAVSEYLLHSEHEFPTLAQRHRIDEAGIQYEVLAQYARERGIDPEIEGRIEIRNRAAAADDD; encoded by the coding sequence ATGGTCCGTCTCGTTCACTACTCCGACATCGAGAACGTCTTCGACGCCCCCGAGCGGGCGGCCCGCCTCGCCGGTCGGATCCGAGCGCTCTCGGGCCCCGACGCCGCGGTCGTCGCCACCGGCGACACGACCGCGCCGGGCGTCCTCTCGCTGGTCGCGACCGGGAGGCAGGTCCTCGACTTCTACGCGGCGACCGACACCCTCCTCGACACGTTCGGCAACCACGAGTTCGACTACGGCCCCGACGCGCTCCGCGGCCTCGTCGCCGACGCGCCCGCGACGTTCGTCTCCGCGAACGTGCGCGACGAGTCGGGCGAGCCGTTCGGCCGCGACGAGGGCGTCGTCCCGTGGGCGGTTCGCGAGGTCGACGGCGAGCGCGTCGGGTTCGTCGGCGTCACCGACCCCGCGACCGACTCGCTGAACCCGATGGCCGCGGACCTCTCCTTCGACGACCCAGTCGCGGCCGCGGGCGACGCACTGGCGGCGACGCGCGCCGCGGTCGCGGAGGGCACCGACGGCGGGGAGGCCGGCGAGCGACTCGATCACGTCGTCGTCCTCTCGCACCTCGGCGCGGGCGACGACGACCTCGCCCGCGAACTCGACGTCGACGCGGTCCTCGGGGGCCACGTCCACAGCCGCCGGAACGAGGTCGTCGACGGCACCCTCCTCGTCCGGCCGGGCGTCAACGGCGAGGCGGTGGCCGAGGTCGACCTCGGCGCCGACCCCCCGACCGCGACGCTCCACGAGCCGGACGGGGCCGAGCCAGCGCCCGGCCTCGCTGACGCGCTCGCGGAGCGGATGGCCGCCGCCGACCTCGACGAGACCGTCGACGTCGTGGACGGACCGATCGAGCGCGCCGGCGACGTGGTCCACGGCGGGGAGTGCCGGGTCGGGAACTTCGTCGCGGACGCGTTCCGCTGGGCCCACGACGCCGACGTGGGCCTGTCGAACGCGGGCGGGCTCCGGCAGGGCGACCCGTGGGAAGGCGACGTGACGAAGGCGGACCTGATCTCGCTGATCCCGTTCGAGGAGCCGGTGGCGCTCGCCTCCGTCAGCGGCGCGGAGCTCCACGACGTGCTCCGCGAGATGGCCGCGCCCGACGTGGACTTCGGAGAGGAGGACTGGTGGCACGGCCACGTCTCGAACGCCCGGGTCGTCTGGGACGACGACGCCGAGCTGATCTTAGAGGCGACCGTCGGCGGCGAGCCGATCGACCCGGACGCGCGCTACACGGTCGCCGTCTCCGAGTATCTGCTCCACTCCGAACACGAGTTCCCGACGCTCGCGCAGCGCCACCGCATCGACGAGGCGGGCATCCAGTACGAGGTGCTGGCCCAGTACGCCCGCGAACGCGGGATCGACCCCGAGATCGAAGGTCGGATCGAGATCCGGAACCGCGCCGCCGCGGCCGACGACGACTGA
- a CDS encoding diadenylate cyclase — protein sequence MESLDRVLKKYATSQDLMDQIRYTAEALSLGFDQWGEQYVSGPSLYVLIVAEVNFDEYTDPLGDNEWPVDRCQVVTESPDVFTKVARDVAFSRDGAVVVTGDGTIQRQMVRVRSPFEEEVPGVAALEFPDWMGTKHMSALETSLRDDVLWAVTLSEEDGRVTTFLNGTYQDYPRDDIGGRWRPDE from the coding sequence ATGGAATCGCTCGACCGAGTGCTGAAGAAGTACGCGACGAGCCAGGACCTGATGGACCAGATCAGGTACACGGCCGAGGCGCTCAGTCTCGGGTTCGACCAGTGGGGCGAGCAGTACGTGAGCGGTCCCAGCCTCTACGTGTTGATCGTGGCGGAGGTCAACTTCGACGAGTACACCGATCCGCTCGGCGACAACGAGTGGCCGGTCGACCGCTGTCAGGTCGTCACCGAGTCGCCCGACGTGTTCACCAAGGTCGCCCGAGACGTGGCGTTCAGTCGCGACGGGGCCGTCGTCGTGACCGGCGACGGTACCATTCAGCGACAGATGGTCCGCGTTCGGAGCCCCTTCGAAGAGGAGGTGCCGGGCGTCGCCGCCCTGGAGTTCCCCGACTGGATGGGCACGAAACACATGAGCGCGCTGGAGACGTCGCTGCGCGACGACGTCCTCTGGGCGGTCACGCTCAGCGAGGAGGACGGCCGCGTCACCACGTTCCTCAACGGCACGTATCAGGACTATCCCCGCGACGACATCGGCGGCCGCTGGCGTCCCGACGAGTAG
- a CDS encoding bifunctional methylenetetrahydrofolate dehydrogenase/methenyltetrahydrofolate cyclohydrolase has protein sequence MTETIDGESVAADVRDAVADEVTRLSDAGVEPGLATVLMSDDPASETYVSMKQRDCEEVGIESFHVEIDADAPASELYETIDDLNDRDDVHGILVQLPLPDHVDKRTVLRRIDPEKDVDGFHPENVGRLVAGDARFKPCTPHGVQKLLDAYDVETEGADAVVVGRSDIVGKPMANLLIQKSPVGNATTTVCHSRTEDLEGKLAGADIVVAAAGVPGFLDGSMLKEGATVIDVGINRVDADTEKGYELVGDVEYESASEVAGAITPVPGGVGPMTRAMLLYNTVKAAGLQRDVDVRLE, from the coding sequence ATGACGGAGACCATCGACGGGGAGTCGGTCGCGGCCGACGTGCGCGACGCGGTCGCGGACGAGGTGACGAGGCTGTCGGACGCCGGCGTCGAGCCGGGGCTGGCCACGGTGCTGATGAGCGACGACCCCGCGAGCGAGACGTACGTCTCGATGAAGCAGCGCGACTGCGAGGAGGTCGGCATCGAGAGCTTCCACGTCGAGATCGACGCCGACGCGCCCGCGAGCGAGCTGTACGAGACGATCGACGACCTCAACGACCGCGACGACGTTCACGGAATACTGGTCCAGCTTCCCCTCCCGGACCACGTCGACAAGCGGACGGTTCTCCGCCGGATCGACCCGGAGAAGGACGTGGACGGCTTCCACCCGGAGAACGTCGGCCGCCTCGTCGCGGGCGACGCCCGGTTCAAGCCGTGTACCCCCCACGGCGTCCAGAAGCTGCTCGACGCCTACGACGTGGAGACCGAGGGCGCGGACGCGGTCGTCGTCGGCCGCTCCGACATCGTCGGGAAGCCGATGGCGAACCTGCTGATCCAGAAGAGTCCGGTCGGGAACGCGACGACCACGGTCTGTCATTCCCGGACCGAGGACTTGGAGGGGAAACTGGCCGGCGCGGACATCGTCGTCGCGGCCGCGGGCGTCCCGGGGTTCCTCGACGGCTCGATGCTGAAGGAGGGCGCGACCGTGATCGACGTGGGGATCAACCGCGTCGACGCGGACACCGAGAAGGGGTACGAACTCGTGGGCGACGTGGAGTACGAGTCTGCGAGCGAAGTGGCGGGGGCGATCACTCCGGTCCCCGGTGGGGTGGGGCCGATGACGCGCGCGATGCTGCTCTATAACACGGTGAAGGCGGCCGGCCTCCAGCGCGACGTCGACGTGCGTCTGGAGTAG
- a CDS encoding aldo/keto reductase: MELPPVGLGTMGIDDPDAVATALDLGYRHLDTARIYDNEAVVGEGLAAGLAGDGGVDDAADGTGNLDRDDVTVATKLWIDDLAADAVEPAARESADRLGVDAIDLLYVHRPRGDYDPAATLPALDRVVEEGLVRNVGVSNFERPDLDRAVDVLGRPPAAHQTELHPLFHEPELLDHARDHGYPVVAYSPLAGGRVREVDAVVGVADARETTPEAVAIAWATAKEPVVAIPKASSEEHLRANLAAADLELTEAEVAAIDAVPREAELFPE, from the coding sequence ATGGAACTCCCGCCCGTCGGTCTCGGCACGATGGGGATCGACGACCCCGACGCGGTCGCGACCGCGCTCGACCTCGGCTACCGCCACCTCGACACCGCGCGGATCTACGACAACGAGGCGGTCGTCGGCGAGGGCCTCGCCGCGGGGTTGGCCGGAGACGGCGGCGTCGACGACGCCGCGGACGGCACGGGGAACCTCGACCGCGACGACGTGACCGTCGCGACCAAGCTGTGGATCGACGACCTCGCGGCCGACGCGGTCGAGCCGGCCGCCCGCGAGAGCGCGGACCGACTCGGGGTCGACGCCATCGACCTCCTGTACGTCCATCGGCCGCGCGGCGACTACGACCCGGCGGCGACGCTGCCGGCGTTAGACCGGGTGGTCGAGGAGGGACTCGTCCGGAACGTCGGCGTCTCGAACTTCGAGAGGCCCGATCTCGACCGCGCGGTCGACGTCCTCGGCCGGCCGCCCGCCGCCCATCAGACGGAGCTCCACCCGCTGTTTCACGAGCCGGAGCTGTTGGACCACGCCCGCGACCACGGCTATCCGGTCGTCGCCTACTCGCCGCTCGCCGGCGGGCGGGTGCGCGAGGTCGACGCCGTCGTCGGGGTCGCGGACGCGCGCGAGACGACGCCCGAGGCGGTCGCGATCGCGTGGGCGACCGCGAAGGAGCCGGTGGTCGCGATCCCGAAGGCGTCGAGCGAGGAACACCTCCGCGCGAACCTCGCGGCGGCCGACCTCGAACTGACCGAGGCCGAGGTCGCCGCGATCGACGCCGTTCCGCGCGAGGCGGAGTTGTTCCCGGAGTAA